The Hippopotamus amphibius kiboko isolate mHipAmp2 chromosome 3, mHipAmp2.hap2, whole genome shotgun sequence genomic interval GAAAatcacaactaccgaagcctctatgcctagagcccatgctctgcaacaagagaagccactgtactgagaagcccgtgcaccacaaagaagagtagcctccactcaccacaagaAGAGAAAGttcacacgcagcaacaaagacccagtgcagccaaaaaataaaatcaaacaaattcATGGGCTCACAGTTGAAAACTTAGACATTCCAGATCACTTAGAAATGATACTGGGCAGCAGAAAGTGGGGCAATTGTCTTCACCCTGTGGAGAGAAATCTATTTCATGAAGGTGTTGAAGCATTTCTACTGTTTAGCCATTTATTATTTCAGTACTAACCAATGATTCTCaaaatttatatctatataggtgttatccaaaggaaaatataagcactTTTTTTCTTGTACCATGCGAGACAATTACTGTGGGTATCCAGGAATTTATGGAGCATAGTTTAAGAAATATGAACTTAGCCAAGAAAACACTATGAAAATTTACTCAATTACAAATTGTCAGCTCCTCCAAAGGAGGCATTTTGTCCTCATAACCAGTAAaggatttatatttaaaatccttaaattaccattaaaatttcagaaattcaaAAATTCTCATAAAACACTTTAGACTGACAAATAATATAATGAACATGATTTCAGTCTCAATGGTGAGGAACATTGATCTAGATGAGTTGTTTTCAACCTGGCTGTATGTTAGAATCAGCttagaagattttaaaagtaCTAGTGGCTGGGTCTCTGATAAGCCACGGGAGTTTCAAAGTTCAGCCACTGGTGGGACCCAGACCTAGTTTCTAGACCCTGACTGAGCCTCTTAATGGGTTTCCACACCTCCACTCTGTTCTCAAGTCCATCGGGCATCCAACCCCAGGATGTACATGGTGGGtgaaacagagccaataaaaagCCATCTGAGTACCATATATGCTCAGAGTTGATCTTATTCCTTGGTCTTTAAGACATCACAAATCCTGCCATAGCCTACCTTTCCAACATGATATGTCATCTCCTGGCCTTTACCCACCGCTGTTTCATCTGATAAGGCTATCCACTCTTCCCTCCTCTGAAACTCTTATCACACCATTATGTTTGTCTTCAAACCAGTCTTCAGAATAGCTTAAACATGACCTCCTCCATTAAAAGCCTTCCTCTGACATCTGCAGTCCAAGCAATCTCTCCCTCTAAATTTCAAAACATGTAGCAACCTCACATATGAAAAGTATTTGTGCTACCTTTTATTATGGTGGTTTCGTGTGGGACTTAGTATCCCGTACAAGACTATGACCACAGAGGATGGAGATGTAACTTGGTCAATTCAACAAAGAATTACGGTGTCCCAGGTAGCACTGATATGGCTGTACCAGTTGTTAAATACAAAAGAACATCCATAGTCCTTAGAAAATAGTTGCTTCCCTTAGCCCTTCAAGTACCCACTACCCTGAATATCTCAGCCCTTCTAACTCCAGACTTCCTACAATCCAGCCACCAGGATAACGCCTCTTACAGCAGAAGTCTCTAGGTTCCTGTTTCAGCCAGCATCCTTTGTGATGCATCAAAGCCCTCTTCCTACCAGTTGTGAATACCATCCCCTACTGATGTTCACTCTTTGCAAGATCTTGCAACATGAGGTGAGGAATGCAGAGGGGACCAAACAATGGTTGTCAAAGGAAATCAGCTTCCTTCCTCACATCCTTATAAATGAAAGTAGATTCATGATTAAAAATgagttgttaattttttttgtacaGGTGAGGAAtgtcaaggaaaagaaatcatgaatTGAATTAATTTACTCCAGTTGACAATTTGTATATACATTTTCTGTTGAGAAATTATCAgatttttattggatttttttccaaaaaaaaaaaaagatcataaatgtatataaaacagtTCATTAGCAAATGTATcatgaaaaattccaaaaatgaTAGGTGGGGCATAAAGTTCAGGCATACTGACCTACTGAATAATAGGCATCGTATTCAGTAAGAGTTAAAGTAGGGTGATACtgttacagggaagagccaaatctgactacatgttggatttgtttcttttattttaacttttgcttccagatgcttttgttcactaaaaggatactgtctatacataatggcctgcctcagggaaccatGCTGCTCTGcccaaatgttaaaccaaagtgcctttgtacAGGAAaacatcctgaccctgtccacctgtggatggctgcaagaaagaagaaattaacacatcccctccccgaggTTCACCATTCCAcgggatatttgcaaaacttatggccttttaactttacttccttatctcctccccctctctgtactataaaagaaactggcatccagaccccaataagatggttattttgagactttagtctgccaccttctcagtctgctggctttctgaatgaagtcatattccttgcctcaacgcCTTGTCTCCGATTTGTTGGCCTGTTGTGCttgtgagcagagcaagcttggacttggtaacaatacCAGCACCAAAAAAAGGACTGAATAAAATTGATATCAgtaagatatgtgtgtgtgtgtgtgtgtgtgtgtgtgtgtgtgtgtgtgtgtgtgtatgataaaggaggcagttggatgagggggaaaaaaggggaGCTTGAGAACTAAGAAGAATTTAATTTGACATATGTGTCTGCCACTTCTTGTGTAGTTTTAGGCAAGTCACTCCACTTTTCTTACCTTCAGTTTTCCTTATCTCTTGAATGAGGACAATTCCTACCTTACAGAGTGgtcttaaaacaaaattatcttaACAGGACTTACCACATTACCTGTTACTTAAGAATTTTACACCCTCTGTTCTTAAAGAGTGTTTCAGTGGCTCAGTTGACAGTAGCATTGtagaattataattattattcatatttaagtattatttcacgaagaaaaaaaattactcttcaggtatttttaaattcctgAAGAATTAGATTAAAATAGtaatatgaaaaaccaaaaaaggcaaaattaaagtGTCAAATATACCAATGTATGGTCAATAtgtatttaaagatgaaaatagtaacaaaaaatgaaaaaaaatacataattttattttttttaagtagcaaagGACAGACTAGGAAAAGTATTTGCAGCTAATGttaaaaagccttttaaaaaatatcactagGGTGATGTAAGGAATTATAAGGGTTTGATGGAGTAAAAATCTCTGAAGCTTGTGTTTTTAGAACAAGTGTGTCATAATTCCATTACATatcattagaaaattattttctccctttacaTTGTACTTTCACAATGTGACAATAAGAATTTTAGAGATtagggattttaaaattttatgtgccATGAACTTTAAAGATTCTATGAGACCTGAGTCTTCCTGTATGGATCCAAAGACACAAAGTTTATACAATTTCACAGCCCTTCAAAATTAGTTTTTACACTTTTGAAAGCTTTTTTCCAAGCCTACTGTCTTAATAATTCTTTCAACAATGAAAGGAAACTTGTGGTCAATTTTACTGTGATTTGCAAGCTGATGCTGCCACCGTGTGTCGAAGTTTAACATTACCTTAAAAAGGAACTATGACAATGTTATTTCACTAGGAATGGTGCCTACATTTTATTTGAACACACCCTATATTCACTAAGACCATGTTAATAGGAGATAAATAAAGAGTAAGAGACAGTGGGGGAGAGAGTATTTCAACAATAATGTGATATAGTGCATCTCATGGTACTGAAAGTATAACAAACTTTAACAAATTTTGACGCTCTTATTCTAAAATcatactaaatatttaaaaccagatttttaagaatttaggAATAAGGTCATTTTTAGGGAATATTTTATTAACAAGAAATTGGAGCAGGACTAACATGAGCCTTAAAAGTTAATGATATTTTATCACATTCCTTTCAAAATGACCTCAGATAGATTTAACAAACTTGTAGTGAATAATTGTGTCAGTGTCATATATTATCCTAGACTCTGATGATACAGAAGTAgtatttccagggacttccctggtagcgcagtggttaaggatccacctgccaatgcaagggacacgggttcgatccttggtccgggaagatcccacatgccttagacaactaagcccgtgcaccacaactactgagtctgtgtgccgtaactactgagcccatgcgccacaactgctgaggcccaagcacctaaagcctgtgctccacaacaagagaagccactgaaatgagaagcctgcacaccacaacgaagagtagctccactCTCCGcggctagagaaagtccacaagcagcaacaaagacccaatgcagtcagtaaataaataaataagtaaaaaaaaagaagtagtatTTCCTCAGGACATTTAATGAAGAATAATTCTTTTTCTAGGTGactaaaattgtataaaatttaatCAGAAGTAGATGGTGTCCTATGCCTTTCTAACATCTATAAAGATGATCATATGGAATTTTTATAAACCTAAAGAATATCAATAACAAGAATAATAGTAGAAATACCCATCACAATCTTGTAAGCACTTATCTACaatatcttaattttatattaatataatgccTTAAATAatgttatccccatttcacagatgagtatAAAAAACTGTTTTGTTTAAACTATCTGTAATATTAGAAATGGCTTCTTGTTTTGCATTGTGCAATATGAAGTCTCTCTTGCATAACCTGAATGTAATTGAGACCTTCCcatttaaattctctctctctctccctttttcctgtGCACCTGTGGACACgtgcacatgcacgcacacacacacacattaagcatattaaaaatgaattttttttttcatagagtgTTCTCACGTTGGTAGGGGATAGGAAAGTGTGAAAAGGGTGTCTTTCTCTCTTCAAAACATCTTCTTtaaacttttctctctccttcctcaaagTTTCATTTCAAATGTGTTTGTCTGCCCAACCAgatcttccttttcccttctttggcAACAGAACTACTCTCTTATTGTACATAACTTGTCCATCTCACACCTGGTGGGGCTATCAAGCATGAGACCCTGCCTCTCCCAAACCACAGAGGTAAGCACTTGGTCCAGCAGAGGAAGTCAGTGAGGGAACCCTGACACTCTGGACACAGCCACCAGATCAGTAAGCGGGAATGAAGCCAAAGTCATAGCATTTGTTTCTCTTGAAGCATgtcaaatggagaaaaagaaagtgaataaaaaccCTTTCTCCACTAtcttctctaaattttattatcttttaattcaCTGAACCTAAAAATCAAGCCAGTAGTGAAGCAAAGTGTGGTATGTATGTTCTGTTCCCATCCTCTGGCTCCAAAAGAGGCATCTGTGCCAGTTTGAATTAGGATTGCCTATTCCTCTGATAGAAAACTCAAAAtaacagtgacttttaaaaagtatgtaaagtaatttattttatctgtcaTAAAACATATCTGGAGGTAGCAATACAGGGGTGATACAGCTAATATACAGTATCAGAAACACAAAGGTTTCCTCATGGTCCAAGATGACTGCTCAAGGTCCAGCCATTAAAGCTGCATTCCAGGTCACACAAAAGAGATAGACGAGAGGAATGTCACTCCCTAAAAATCTAAGGAGATTTCCTAGAAGTACCTCACAAATCTTCCACTTACATATCAGGAGTTAGTCACATGTCAACACCCACCTACAAAGGAGAACAAGAAAAGCAGTCTTTTATCTTGATTTCAATGTGCCAGCTAAAAATATGGCTTCTATTAAAGATGGGCAGAATGAGAGATAGGATGCCTCTTTTtgacacagaaataaatggaatctttTTGACTTATCTCTCCTTTTTCCTAGGTGATTTTAACTATGATAATGGCATTAGTACAATATCTAAAAGTGTAAGTTTTGTTGTCTGAGGATCTGAGTTGGAACCCCAACCCCACTACAtgctagctgtgtgatcctgcCTCCATCCCAAGATACACTCCAGCCTATtatgctcttctttttttgtggtagtAGTGGCCACAGGTTGGTTTGTCTTTATTTGTAAGCCTCTCTCCTCCCAATGGAATGTAAGCCCCATGGAGGAAGGGACTTTGTGTGGTTCACAGATCTGTCCTCAGAACCTGGGATACTGCCTATCAAGTACTACATATTAGAAATCATCAcatgttaatttaataaattattttggcAATTAAAAACCCTGTtgagaagaatatttaataaaaattgtttaaagtaTTTAAGATGTATAATTCAAACAggcaaaataatatttcatatgaaatattttaaaatatatatagatacacataaaaatataaagaatataaacaaatgattTAATACAGATGTTCTGTACAAACCAAATCATACTACAAAAACGTGCTTTTTAAGATTGCATTGTCTTATAAAATAGACTGTGTACATTTATGTATTTCCAAATTCTACATATActatacaaatatacataaacaggaaaataacaaataaatatgtgaaaatagcCACAGTTTTTATATGTGATGTGTAAttacatgtgatttttatcttttctgtgttCTATATTCCAAATATCCTACAATGATTTTGAGCACCCCCCcaatatgtttttattgtttatcttAGGCAacaaaaggtttctttttttaattaggcacatctattttatattcttattagttcaaagtttttaaaatttgatttatacATTAAAGTATACAATAAGCTATGTAAGCTAAAACATCttctcaatttaaaaactttgcttcatcatttttttttttaaatggtaaaaaccATGGTCAATAAATGAAAATTCTGGAATCTCTAGGAGGGCACAAAGCCTCTCATCACACTCAGTAGGATCTCTTGCCAAGAATACAGACAAGTCTGCTGCCCATCAGCATCAGGAGATCTGCCTTCAACCCCATTATGTTTGTCTTTGAAATGGCTCAAGTGAGATTCAAGGAGACTGCAGTTACTGACCCATCACCCTGAGTTCAGATAATAGCCATTTCCATCTAAATGGAATGGGCCACTCTTTGGATGAAGTACCCATAAAGCATCCAGAGCCTTGGCAAAGAGTGTCTACTCAGATAATCCCAATGTGTTTCAGGGAATCTTCAAACACTTGAAGAAGACCTGTTAGCACCTATTCCATTCTGAACATTGGGTGCACAGGGGTTTATAATAAATGCGGCATCCCCTTTCTTGACCAGTTACTCCTTCTTAATTGTTTATGAAACATCCCTTCTTTGATTGAGGTATAAAATGCAGTACAGTTTGTTCTGATGGAGTCTCCAGACACTATGAGATGAACAAAATCTAAGCCTCTGTGACCTACACTGGTCCTATCATCGCTTCTGCTCCCCAGAGCTGCAGGAGTCAAGCTTTATGGGAGGAGGATGCTGGACTGTGATTCAGGCCAATTGCTGTTGAGACTCAGAGTGGTCACTGGATGACCATGAATGAGTTCCCTGGCCATTCCTTTATGTAACTATCCTCCTAGGTTGCTTCAGAGAGGTCGAGAGTCATCTCACTCATCCCAGGGAAAACATGGAGCTCACAAACTCCCTGTGGGCCCTAGGCTCAACCAGGGCTACCTGGATCCCAATAACTCAGGTGTAGTAGGTTTTTGgtctttgggtttctttttttaatgttgcatATTTTTCCTGTctaaaataatagataaaagaGATCACATTTGTGAGTGTATCTTATAGCATCAAACTTAGAAATTCGACTGCCAAAAAACTCAtgagggatggggcagggagaaaCAAGGGAATGTTCTAGAACCTTTCTTGGATGCAGAGATCCAGTGACGAGATTTAGAGGAACTGTATGTGGTTCAAAGACAGGATGCAGAGCAATCACCTGGAAGCAGAATTTGACTTGCTGAGCATGAGgtttgaaattttattctttccctgaGAAAGGAGGAAACAAGGATGGCATCCAAATGATAGAAACATAAATTCAGATCAGGTAGCCACTTCTTTGACCATTCATTCAGAAGCATTGCTAAGTGGCCTAGGATCATAGGAACATTCCCAGTTCAGTTGATTTGCAtagaagctcttttttttttttttttcatttcctgtacTGGATATGAATTTAGGTCTTggcaaaaaatattctttatagatAATCCTTTTGGTGATAGGACTTACTGATAAAGGCTTCACTCCTTTAGAGAAAGTCAGAAAAACTTGCAAAACTAAGTCATAGATACAGAAGTGATTCTGAACCAGCATGGAGATCATTTAGGATAAAAGCAGGAGTGGAAGCCTATGGCCTCCAGCAGCTGAGTGGAATCTCACAATGGCAGTAAGGAAGTAAATAGAGATTTATCCAAGTGGTTAGACCACAGAAGTGCACTAACTCCAGACACAGTCAAAGGGTAACAACCTGGATGTTGGGAATAGGGGGTTCATTATACTATGTTTATTATTCTACACATGTAGAAActccataataaaaatatttttaagtaaaaatatgttGGATGAGGTATCAGAACAGTTGATGGCAAATAGTAGGGAGATGTCTCAGAAATGACCTGGAGAATAATTGGAAATAATCAACAGCTGTCATGAACTAGGATGGTGTTCACGAACCCAACAGCAGAAACCCTATCCACCACCCTGACACAGCATCTGTGTCACATGGCAACTAAATAGAGCTCTGGTTTCTAGAAGATATGTATATGCCATGGATAATAAGAGGAACCTCTTACCAGCTGCAAGAATCCAAAGAACCTCTGCTCTGAGGCACAAACTAAAAcattgataattttcttttcagcaaGAAAATGTCATCTTATTTCACTATTAAAGCAGCAAACACAAACACATCTGAAATTGTTCATCCCATCCTCCAACTAATTAATCCTttccataataaataaataatataaattaaatggaGGAAATTTTTGAGCTAACACCCAGATCCTTTTCATAGCATACCATTGGcactatttctgtctctctgattATTTAGCACGTGGCTCATTCCTTCTGAGACAATGACCTCAGTGAAACCATGATTATCCTTAGCTTGTACACCATCTCCACGTCTCCAGTTGTTTCCATAACCTGCTCACTTCCTCTGATCTCAAGTCACTCCATGACTGGCCCCTATAACGTGCTATGCTTAGAAGAAATGCAATATTCAAAACAGGTTCAACTATCCCTGCAGTGAGGAGGAATAATTGTGACAGTATCATTTCATCAATACTGCTTGAAAAAGCATTTCCTTATCCAGCAACCCTGTCAAGAAATGTTTGTGGGCAGAGAACTGAGCTAGATCTACACTCTAGATTTTCCCTGTATCACCATACAAGCATGTCACACTATTTTTTATCCTActcatatatagatatagatagagatagagataaattttatgtttttaatcagACACAGCTATCAGGGCTAAAATGCCTGCACAATCTAGTTTGTACCAAAAAGATGCTTTTCAAAAGTCACTTATCTTCCCTGAAAATGATTATAATTCCTCTcgaattcttcaaaatatttctaaggTTGAGGGGAGCAGaaagctgttaaaatattttttaacttcattctttgtattcatttttttaatttggaagcaACAAAAAAAGACTAACATGAAAATAAGGtataaattttcttcattttagttaCCTCTAACTTCTCAACACCTATTGTCTCTGGTTTGTTAgcatttttctcaattttgtacttactttttcacattttatttctaatttctataGTAAGCTATCTCTATTTATCTTTATTTGAAAGAACTATGAAAAACTGAATATCAATAATAAAGTATAGTTGGAACAGCTAAAGAGTCAAATATGTAGAGTGGTATCTGGAAATTATTACTAGTACTTGTCACTTGGTGGAAGAATAAGAATACAGGATTTTTTGGCTAATATTGTTCTTCATTTGcttgcctatgttctctttttttctgcaatgatcataatattgtatttttagaagaaaagaataaggaaaataggcataaaatattaaaaggaatatgATACAGGGggttgtttagttttttaaaagtcatttgtaAGCTAAGTAATTGCTCTGCTTGATATTTTCAACTCTGCATGTAGGGATAGGAGACACATGCTGTTCTGAGGAATCTCACCTGATCTGGACATTTACTTTGGTCTGATTACTGTGAGAGTATTAGTAGCTAGGTTATTTCAACATTTATTAGATTTTATCATATTCTCAGTTATTAAGATGTTTGAGGAAGAAGAACTGATCTGCCTCTGTGGGTGACTGGGGATTTTAATCATTTATAGGGACAGGATGAaatagagctttttaaaaaaggtactaAAATAAAGGTCATATACTAGAATGGAAAGATACCATCCCCTAAATTCTACAAGTTCTTTAGCATCTTTGGATGATAACCACTTAGTCTAGCCATGTctggaagattttctttttatctattttctGGTTTATACGGGAATTTAACTTCTGATGCAAAGCTTCCTCCTAGTGATGGTCCTACACACGGCAGCTTTCACTTCTTTATTTCTCAAGCTGTAAATGAGAGGATTCAACATGGGGATCACTGCTGTGTAGAACACTGACACCACTTTATTGAGGTCCAGAGAAAAAATTGCGCCTGGCCTCACGTAAATAAagaagagagtcccatacaagatgGCAACAGCTGTGAGATGGGAAGAGCACGTGGAAAAGGCTTTGTGCCTCCCATCAGCCGAGCGGATCCTCAAGATGGCAATGAAGATGTAAAAATAGGAGATTAATATAGTCAGGCTACTGACAACTAGTACAGCTCCAGCCACGATGAAAACTAATAATTTATTGATCCAAATATCAGCACATACCAGAGAAAGAAGCGGAGACATGTCACAAAAGAAATGATTGATAATGTTGGACCGACAAAAGGGAAGTCGGAAAGCAGCTGTTGTGTGGGTCATGGTGTTCAGAAACCCAACAGTGTAGGGTCCAACCACCAGCTGTATGCAGAGTCTCTGCGACATGGCAACTGAATACAGTAACGGGTtacagatggccacgtagcggtcataAGCCATGGACGCCAGGAGAAGGCACTCAATGGCCGCAAGGAACCCAGAGAACCACAGCTGCAAGGCACATCCCAGGAAGGAGATGGCTTTCCTTTCAGTGAAGAAGTCTCTGAGCATTTTGGGGCCCACCACGGACGAAAAGCAGACGTCCACAAAGGACAGGTGACTGAGAaaaaagtacatgggtgtgtggaggcgGGAATCCATCTGGATGAGAATAATCATGCCCAAGTTTCCTGTCATAGTAACCAGGTAAAAGAGTAGGAAGAGCAAGAAAAGGAAGACCTGCATCCGAGGATGGTATTTTAAGCCTATGAAAATAAACTCCGTGATCCTTGTATAGTTTTCAGCAGCCATTGGTTGGCTTTGGTCTCTagagtgagaaaaacagaaaattgataGTGGAtatgactttaaattttttaaaagcataacatAATACACAAGACAAGAAATGACAGATTTTCAGTTTAGGAACATTGGTGTAAAAAAGCCTAAATGAAATGCTAGCAAATCAAAAATATTATAATGAGCAAGCAGTAtggcttaaattttttaaagggaaaatttggtcaacattagaaaatctaaaaaattgTTCACAATTAcagattaaaaggaaaagcattattattatttcaatagaattttttaaagaatttgattAAATGTGGctctcaaaaataagaaaaaaaaattctgaactgCAAACAAAAAGGAACTATTTAGCACAGTAAAAAGTAATATACCTAAAGCTTCCAGAGAATATACATGcaacaaaaatactaaaaagttCACATTACAATCAGAAACTATGTAAAGATGCTCATAATTTATGCTACTTAACATTATATAGGAGATCACAACCAAAAtgctaaaacataaaaaaagagagatgtaagaatgtagaaaaaagagaaaaaaaataccgtCACTGTTTGCAGGCAAAATAGGCAAAActgtcatccacacagaaaaaggaatcttatcagatattaaaaaaaaaatgagttcaacAAAGTATAGACTAGAAGATCAATGTAAAAAAATTTCATCGTCACATAAATTACAATGAAACAACTCATATTCATCAATTCAAATTGATAAGATAACCATATAACCATATAATAGGCCTAACACAGAATCTTCAAGATTcgtatgaagaaaaatataaactaactttactgaagcaaaggaaaaaatgccTAAATtggtgaaaaaatatatttcatgtatttcttagtATAATTGAGTCAGACTCAACTATAAAGATTCATTTCCTCCTGAGAAAGTAAAACTTAGCTCAGACTCCAGGAGTAGGAACTCGTGTGGCCATTCTTCAGGTTGGAATAGCAGACACAGAAAGGTCAACTGTGAAGTGAACAGAAACAGTATTTCTCCCACAGACACACTGCAGCTCTAAAGGGTCCTAACAACCGTTTTCTCTGAATGACAGCTGCTTTATTACTCAATGAaaaactttaatttctaaaatataggcTAGATAATATGTTTATTTGTACAATAATTATACCAGCAAGATGAAACATGCCACTCTGGCCTGGAAGATCTAAGTCACTTTGACATAGCAAAGGAGTCTCAATTTCCAGCACAGGTACAGAGCTCCACAGGAGGAATTTCCACAAACAACATTCCACATCTATCTTCACTTCATAGTTGCCAAGGAAACAGGACCCTGTGTCTGCCCTGTGGACCTATTGTGATATTGGCCCCTTTACATACAGACTACTTTGCTTTGAGCTGATCAGAATTTTCCTTGATTTAAATTACACCTAAACTCCACTCCTACAATAACTCTATCTTTCCTTTGCTCAATGAGATACCATGGTGCCTAGGGTGTGATCTGCCCATTGCAAGGGTCAATGCGGCTGGCTTAGATCCAACTACAGACTTGCTCCTGGTTGCCTTAGGCTGACTGAGCAAGGACACCCACCAAGTAATTTTGTTAAGTTAATGCAGTTCTAACCAATgtctgaatataatttttaaggaaacaatctgatttaaaaatttatggaaatatattcaaaaatagCCAACAtaagttcagaaaagaaaaatagagatatCAACACAGATATAAAACTATCATAATTAAAGCAGTAAGGTTTCATTACCAGAGCAGACAAAGAGATACatagaaaaggacagaaaaacttTGGCAAAACCATAAGCAGACCTAGGCACATATGCCAATTGACtatgagtaaatattttattccatatcAGGAAAGTAAAGATGaattactcatttaaaaaaagtgttacaATATTTGCATGGCCATTTGAGAAAGTAAATACTGTTAAAATTTTACCCCACAACACTTAAACTAAAAAAATTCTAACTATAAATATATGACAACAAATAGTAAAGAATACTATTATGATTTTATTGTAGGAATGGTCTTCttaaacagaatataaaaactgcatgaagaaaattttgtaaattttactacatcacaattttaaatgaaggtatgccaacatgcattctaagtaaAATTAAGACACACTGATTGGGGAAAAAGTATTGAAACATAATTACAAAGGATTAAAATTGGAA includes:
- the LOC130849855 gene encoding olfactory receptor 1009, coding for MAAENYTRITEFIFIGLKYHPRMQVFLFLLFLLFYLVTMTGNLGMIILIQMDSRLHTPMYFFLSHLSFVDVCFSSVVGPKMLRDFFTERKAISFLGCALQLWFSGFLAAIECLLLASMAYDRYVAICNPLLYSVAMSQRLCIQLVVGPYTVGFLNTMTHTTAAFRLPFCRSNIINHFFCDMSPLLSLVCADIWINKLLVFIVAGAVLVVSSLTILISYFYIFIAILRIRSADGRHKAFSTCSSHLTAVAILYGTLFFIYVRPGAIFSLDLNKVVSVFYTAVIPMLNPLIYSLRNKEVKAAVCRTITRRKLCIRS